One genomic region from Prunus persica cultivar Lovell chromosome G3, Prunus_persica_NCBIv2, whole genome shotgun sequence encodes:
- the LOC18782408 gene encoding DNA repair protein UVH3 isoform X1, whose protein sequence is MGVHGLWELLAPVGRRVSVETLAGRRLAIDASIWMVQFMKAMRDEKGEMVRNAHILGFFRRICKLLYLRTKPVFVFDGGTPALKRRTVIARRRQRENAQSKLRKTAEKLLLNHLKAMKLKVLAEDIKNQRQNQKNDAKGKQSLPDQTGRMGDDNLEKNDMALLSSNQEKLDEMLAASIQAEEEGGLAKNASKFTAAVPCEEDSEEDDEEMILPEMHGEVDPAVLANLPPSMQLGLLLQSNKQDNEAKGKKIMSDQTEMVGINLENCEVVSRSCNQEKLDEMIAASIAAEEDAGATNNASTSTASIIVEEDVDEDGDDDEEMILPEMHGKVDPAVLAALPPSMQLDLLVQIRERLMAENRQKYQKVKKDPGKFSELQIQSYLKTVAFRREIDQVQKAAAGRGVSGVHSSRIASEAHREFIFSSSFTGDKQVLASARADKNGDKQQAPKEHPSNSRNSVPSTNNVTGATPDESTSVFDDNIETYLDERGHLRVSRVRAMGIRMTRDLQRNLDLMKEIEQEKTNTNKIINTRNLLNERDIDISKSSCSSRKVIETSCGDNVDSIDTGVLRSHPDQKKVLESSVGDNSLNDRNNQCTLKLETPIEISIEDGGESKSFDGDDDLFASLVAGNAVTTNANDILRKQSSGSDSDCDWEEGTVEVKRKVPCVEGNMSDDSEVEWEEGVCGITENTSSFPRECGKTVSKGYFEEEANFQEAIRRSLEDIGDEKCAYASSAEEKFQCFGGEAHKGAEFIDRETKIVEAVLVGKIGKRQNESSCDIVDGVKKMKSVTDLDSPPAQTIQNVSERENFCGGMQCAESVTPSGTKEVHMITEQVLGAFNEDDSLSTLPNTLEKNKAHSFDALSCDATNWVDDQKNEIEAEPSCHIVEMANPAALTGLLTEKLTNDCDVDKTWVKEKSHDNFFQESEHSWDKSSLNSDANAHVEATEANLEEEMLILGQECMNLGDEQRRLERNVESVSSEMFTECQELLQMFGIPYIIAPMEAEAQCAYMELANLVDGVVTDDSDVFLFGAQSVYKNIFDDRKYVETYFMKDVEKELGLSREKLIRMALLLGSDYTEGVSGIGIVNAIEVVNAFPEEDGLHKFRDWIESPDPTILGKFDGETGSSAKKRGSKFGDKDINSQSNKEEVSAFDQNNCHGQEHKQSADLIEEIKQTFMDKHRKVSKNWHIPSSFPSEAVSVAYTCPQVDKSTEPFTWGKPDHFVLRKLCWEKFGWGTQKADELLIPVLKEYDKRETQLRLEAFYMFNERFARIRSKRIKKAVKGIAGNQSSELIDDAAQEVSRSRKKGSISTDEPGDDKSKKLSEGTEKGVFRDQRNSKGKSTIKQSRKRRTTEVPVPSDQPKPAEMARTTNRRLHANGKGRGRGRKVLGRGKGKENPSAEASETSSSKGDDDDDDGMDLHMETVEGSGEVRRSGRLRKPVNYTVNDLENDDVDDPLDHCDTKCSNEESGEQLLSWDKGKCEEGPSRFSEKKQQNAGNLSPNAGLCNDYLETGGGFCLVEDETGELAGGGFCPVEDETGELGLSQHHDPSFEAEASEDYLKMGGRLCRDGQIGNDRDEIGVQATAAASEDSNLPNFSGFVNKVDFGNASVQSSVGTKRPLQGFEGCERTGAYDAEQSINDEIASKNDDHSKLSVSLQENTVDNSGQPSVGVGLSAMPFLRKKRRQT, encoded by the exons ATGGGCGTCCACGGTCTATGGGAACTACTGGCCCCCGTCGGCCGCCGCGTGTCCGTCGAAACCCTAGCCGGAAGAAGACTCGCCATCG ATGCGAGCATATGGATGGTGCAGTTTATGAAGGCAATGCGGGACGAGAAGGGAGAGATGGTTCGCAACGCGCATATACTCGGCTTCTTTCGTCGAATTTGCAAGCTACTGTACCTGCGGACCAAGCCCGTCTTTGTATTCGATGGCGGAACCCCAGCCCTCAAGCGCCGCACTGTGATCGCTCGAAGAAGACAGCGGGAGAACGCCCAGTCCAAGCTTCGCAAGACGGCCGAGAAATTGCTTCTCAATCAT CTTAAGGCCATGAAGCTGAAAGTCTTGGCTGAGGATATTAAGAACCAGAGGCAGAATCAAAAGAATGATGCCAAGGGTAAGCAAAGTCTACCAGATCAAACTGGTAGGATGGGAGATgataatttagaaaaaaatgATATGGCCTTGCTGAGTAGCAACCAGGAAAAGCTGGATGAAAT gttggCAGCATCTATTCAGGCCGAGGAAGAAGGGGGTTTAGCAAAGAATGCATCAAAATTTACTGCCGCTGTTCCTTGTGAGGAGGATagcgaagaagatgatgaagagaTGATACTA CCAGAGATGCATGGTGAAGTTGATCCAGCTGTATTAGCTAATTTGCCTCCATCCATGCAACTTGGACTTCTTTTGCAA TCAAATAAGCAGGATAATGAGGCTAAGGGTAAGAAGATTATGTCAGATCAAACTGAGATGGTGGGAATCAATTTAGAAAACTGCGAAGTGGTCTCAAGGAGTTGCAATCAAGAAAAGCTGGATGAAAT gATTGCTGCATCTATTGCGGCAGAGGAGGATGCTGGTGCAACTAATAACGCGTCAACATCAACTGCTTCTATTATTGTTGAGGAGGATGTTGATGAAGATGgcgatgatgatgaagaaatgATACTG CCAGAAATGCATGGTAAAGTTGATCCAGCTGTATTAGCTGCATTGCCCCCATCAATGCAACTCGATCTTCTTGTTCAA ATTAGAGAGAGGTTGATGGCAGAAAACCGACAAAAGtatcaaaaagtcaaaaag GATCCTGGAAAGTTCTCTGAGCTACAAATACAATCTTATCTTAAAACTGTTGCTTTCCGTCGCGAGATAGATCAAGTACAGAAAGCTGCTGCTGGGAGGGGGGTTAGTGGTGTCCATAGCTCACGGATAGCCTCTGAGGCTCACAGAGAGTTTAtcttttcttcatcatttacTGGTGATAAACA AGTACTTGCATCTGCAAGAGCTGATAAAAATGGAGATAAGCAACAAGCACCAAAAGAGCATCCTTCAAATTCCAGGAACAGTGTTCCGTCTACCAATAATGTGACTGGAGCAACCCCAGACGAATCCACAAGTGTTTTTGATGACAACATCGAGACATATTTGGATGAGAGGGGCCATCTTCGAGTCAGTAGAGTGAGAGCTATGGGGATCCGTATGACCCGTGATTTACAAAGGAACTTGGATTTGATGAAGGAGATTGAACAGgagaaaacaaatacaaacaaGATAATCAACACTAGGAATTTGCTCAATGAAAGAGACATTGACATTTCAAAAAGTTCTTGTAGTAGTAGAAAAGTCATAGAAACATCATGCGGTGATAATGTTGATTCCATTGACACTGGTGTGTTGAGAAGTCATCCTGATCAAAAGAAGGTTTTGGAATCCTCAGTTGGTGATAATAGCTTGAATGACAGAAATAATCAGTGTACATTAAAACTTGAAACTCCTATAGAAATATCGATTGAAGACGGTGGGGAGAGCAAGTCttttgatggtgatgatgatcttTTTGCTTCTTTAGTGGCAGGAAATGCTGTAACTACTAATGCTAATGATATATTAAGAAAACAATCTTCTGGTTCTGATTCAGACTGTGACTGGGAGGAAGGAACTGTTGAAGTGAAACGTAAGGTGCCTTGTGTGGAAGGCAACATGAGCGATGACAGTGAAGTGGAATGGGAGGAAGGAGTTTGTGGTATTACAGAAAATACCTCATCTTTTCCTCGTGAGTGTGGGAAAACAGTTTCCAAAGGTTATTTTGAAGAAGAGGCTAATTTTCAGGAGGCAATAAGGAGAAGTCTTGAGGATATTGGGGATGAGAAGTGTGCTTATGCATCATCTGCAGAGGAAAAGTTTCAATGTTTTGGAGGAGAGGCTCATAAAGGTGCTGAATTTATTGATAGAGAAACTAAGATAGTTGAGGCAGTTTTGGTCGGGAAAATTGGTAAGCGACAAAATGAATCATCTTGCGATATTGTTGATGGAGTCAAAAAGATGAAAAGCGTTACAGACTTGGATTCTCCTCCAGCACAAACAATACAGAATGTAAGTGAAAGGGAAAATTTCTGTGGAGGAATGCAATGTGCTGAATCTGTTACTCCGTCAGGAACAAAGGAGGTCCATATGATTACTGAACAAGTCTTGGGTGCTTTCAATGAGGATGACAGTTTATCTACCTTGCCCAATAccttagaaaaaaataaagctcATTCTTTTGATGCCTTGTCTTGTGATGCTACCAATTGGGTTGATGATCAGAAGAATGAAATTGAAGCTGAGCCATCATGTCATATAGTTGAGATGGCTAACCCAGCTGCCTTAACGGGGTTGTTGACAGAAAAACTAACAAATGATTGTGATGTTGATAAAACATGGGTTAAGGAAAAGAGTCATGACAATTTTTTTCAGGAAAGTGAGCACAGCTGGGACAAATCTTCACTCAACAGTGATGCAAATGCACATGTTGAAGCCACAGAGGCTAATTTGGAGGAGGAAATGCTAATTCTCGGCCAAGAATGTATGAATCTGGGAGATGAGCAGAGAAGACTTGAACGCAATGTAGAATCAGTCAGCAGTGAGATGTTCACTGAATGTCAG GAGCTACTGCAAATGTTCGGTATACCGTACATTATTGCGCCAATGGAAGCAGAAGCCCAATGTGCATATATGGAACTTGCAAACCTTGTTGATGGTGTTGTGACTGATGACTCCGATGTGTTCTTGTTTGGGGCGCAAAGTGtgtacaaaaatatatttgacgATCGTAAATATGTTGAGACATATTTCATGAAG gACGTTGAGAAGGAGCTTGGCCTAAGCAGAGAGAAGTTAATTCGTATGGCACTTCTTCTTGGAAGTGATTATACTGAAGGAGTTAG tgGGATCGGCATTGTCAATGCTATTGAAGTTGTAAATGCATTTCCTGAGGAGGATGGCCTCCATAAATTCCGGGATTGGATTGAATCACCAGATCCTACCATTCTAGGGAAGTTTGATGGTGAAACGGGATCAAGTGCAAAGAAAAGGGGGTCTAAGTTTGGGGATAAGGATATCAATTCACAGAGCAACAAGGAAGAAGTCTCTGCATTTGACCAAAATAATTGTCACGGTCAAGAGCACAAGCAGTCAGCTGATCTTATTGAAGAAATAAAGCAAACTTTCATGGATAAGCAT AGGAAAGTGAGCAAAAATTGGCATATTCCCTCCTCTTTTCCAAGTGAAGCAGTTAGTGTTGCTTATACTTGTCCACAGGTGGACAAATCAACTGAGCCCTTCACATGGGGAAAGCCAGATCATTTTGTTCTTCGCAA ATTATGTTGGGAAAAGTTTGGTTGGGGTACCCAGAAGGCAGATGAATTGCTAATACCTGTTCTGAAGGAGTACGACAAACGCGAG ACTCAACTGCGGCTGGAAGCTTTTTACATGTTTAATGAAAGATTTGCAAGAATTCGTAGTAAGAGAATCAAGAAAGCTGTTAAAGGTATCGCTGGAAATCAATCTTCAGAATTGATAGATGATGCTGCTCAAGAAGTTTCTAGAAGTAGAAAGAAGGGAAGCATAAGTACTGATGAACCTGGGGATGACAAATCAAAGAAACTGTCAGAGGGAACAGAGAAAGGTGTTTTTAGAGATCAGAGAAATTCTAAAGGAAAGTCAACTATTAAGCAGTCGAGGAAAAGGAGGACCACTGAAGTGCCTGTTCCATCTGACCAACCAAAGCCTGCTGAAATGGCACGAACAACTAATAGAAGATTGCATGCAAATGGAAAAGGCAGAGGAAGAGGTAGGAAGGTATTGGGAAgaggaaagggaaaagaaaatccCAGTGCTGAAGCATCTGAAACCAGCTCTAGTaagggtgatgatgatgatgatgatgggatGGACCTTCATATGGAGACAGTAGAAGGGTCCGGAGAAGTGCGCAGG TCGGGGCGTTTGCGGAAGCCTGTAAATTACACAGTCAATGACTTAGAaaatgatgatgttgatgatCCACTAGATCACTGTGATACAAAATGTTCCAATGAAGAGTCAGGGGAACAACTTCTTTCCTGGGACAAAGGTAAATGCGAGGAAGGTCCTTCTCGTTTCAGTGAGAAGAAACAGCAGAATGCAGGGAACTTGTCTCCTAATGCGGGCCTGTGTAACGATTATCTTGAAACAGGAGGTGGGTTCTGCCTTGTTGAAGATGAAACTGGTGAACTTGCAGGAGGTGGGTTCTGCCCTGTTGAAGATGAAACTGGTGAACTTGGTCTCAGCCAACACCATGATCCTTCTTTCGAGGCTGAGGCTTCTGAAGACTACCTTAAGATGGGAGGGAGGCTTTGCAGAGATGGTCAGATTGGTAATGACCGAGATGAAATTGGTGTACAAGCTACAGCTGCTGCCTCTGAAGATTCCAACCTTCCCAATTTCTCCGGCTTTGTCAATAAAGTTGATTTTGGTAATGCTTCAGTTCAATCCAGCGTTGGCACCAAAAGACCTTTACAAGGATTTGAAGGTTGTGAGAGGACAGGTGCATATGATGCTGAACAAAGTATAAATGATGAAATAGCTTCAAAGAATGACGATCATTCGAAGTTGAGCGTGTCACTGCAGGAAAATACTGTAGATAATTCTGGACAGCCATCCGTAGGGGTAGGTCTAAGTGCAATGCCTTTCCTCAGGAAAAAAAGGCGGCAGACCTGA
- the LOC18782408 gene encoding DNA repair protein UVH3 isoform X2: MGVHGLWELLAPVGRRVSVETLAGRRLAIDASIWMVQFMKAMRDEKGEMVRNAHILGFFRRICKLLYLRTKPVFVFDGGTPALKRRTVIARRRQRENAQSKLRKTAEKLLLNHLKAMKLKVLAEDIKNQRQNQKNDAKGKQSLPDQTGRMGDDNLEKNDMALLSSNQEKLDEMIAASIAAEEDAGATNNASTSTASIIVEEDVDEDGDDDEEMILPEMHGKVDPAVLAALPPSMQLDLLVQIRERLMAENRQKYQKVKKDPGKFSELQIQSYLKTVAFRREIDQVQKAAAGRGVSGVHSSRIASEAHREFIFSSSFTGDKQVLASARADKNGDKQQAPKEHPSNSRNSVPSTNNVTGATPDESTSVFDDNIETYLDERGHLRVSRVRAMGIRMTRDLQRNLDLMKEIEQEKTNTNKIINTRNLLNERDIDISKSSCSSRKVIETSCGDNVDSIDTGVLRSHPDQKKVLESSVGDNSLNDRNNQCTLKLETPIEISIEDGGESKSFDGDDDLFASLVAGNAVTTNANDILRKQSSGSDSDCDWEEGTVEVKRKVPCVEGNMSDDSEVEWEEGVCGITENTSSFPRECGKTVSKGYFEEEANFQEAIRRSLEDIGDEKCAYASSAEEKFQCFGGEAHKGAEFIDRETKIVEAVLVGKIGKRQNESSCDIVDGVKKMKSVTDLDSPPAQTIQNVSERENFCGGMQCAESVTPSGTKEVHMITEQVLGAFNEDDSLSTLPNTLEKNKAHSFDALSCDATNWVDDQKNEIEAEPSCHIVEMANPAALTGLLTEKLTNDCDVDKTWVKEKSHDNFFQESEHSWDKSSLNSDANAHVEATEANLEEEMLILGQECMNLGDEQRRLERNVESVSSEMFTECQELLQMFGIPYIIAPMEAEAQCAYMELANLVDGVVTDDSDVFLFGAQSVYKNIFDDRKYVETYFMKDVEKELGLSREKLIRMALLLGSDYTEGVSGIGIVNAIEVVNAFPEEDGLHKFRDWIESPDPTILGKFDGETGSSAKKRGSKFGDKDINSQSNKEEVSAFDQNNCHGQEHKQSADLIEEIKQTFMDKHRKVSKNWHIPSSFPSEAVSVAYTCPQVDKSTEPFTWGKPDHFVLRKLCWEKFGWGTQKADELLIPVLKEYDKRETQLRLEAFYMFNERFARIRSKRIKKAVKGIAGNQSSELIDDAAQEVSRSRKKGSISTDEPGDDKSKKLSEGTEKGVFRDQRNSKGKSTIKQSRKRRTTEVPVPSDQPKPAEMARTTNRRLHANGKGRGRGRKVLGRGKGKENPSAEASETSSSKGDDDDDDGMDLHMETVEGSGEVRRSGRLRKPVNYTVNDLENDDVDDPLDHCDTKCSNEESGEQLLSWDKGKCEEGPSRFSEKKQQNAGNLSPNAGLCNDYLETGGGFCLVEDETGELAGGGFCPVEDETGELGLSQHHDPSFEAEASEDYLKMGGRLCRDGQIGNDRDEIGVQATAAASEDSNLPNFSGFVNKVDFGNASVQSSVGTKRPLQGFEGCERTGAYDAEQSINDEIASKNDDHSKLSVSLQENTVDNSGQPSVGVGLSAMPFLRKKRRQT; the protein is encoded by the exons ATGGGCGTCCACGGTCTATGGGAACTACTGGCCCCCGTCGGCCGCCGCGTGTCCGTCGAAACCCTAGCCGGAAGAAGACTCGCCATCG ATGCGAGCATATGGATGGTGCAGTTTATGAAGGCAATGCGGGACGAGAAGGGAGAGATGGTTCGCAACGCGCATATACTCGGCTTCTTTCGTCGAATTTGCAAGCTACTGTACCTGCGGACCAAGCCCGTCTTTGTATTCGATGGCGGAACCCCAGCCCTCAAGCGCCGCACTGTGATCGCTCGAAGAAGACAGCGGGAGAACGCCCAGTCCAAGCTTCGCAAGACGGCCGAGAAATTGCTTCTCAATCAT CTTAAGGCCATGAAGCTGAAAGTCTTGGCTGAGGATATTAAGAACCAGAGGCAGAATCAAAAGAATGATGCCAAGGGTAAGCAAAGTCTACCAGATCAAACTGGTAGGATGGGAGATgataatttagaaaaaaatgATATGGCCTTGCTGAGTAGCAACCAGGAAAAGCTGGATGAAAT gATTGCTGCATCTATTGCGGCAGAGGAGGATGCTGGTGCAACTAATAACGCGTCAACATCAACTGCTTCTATTATTGTTGAGGAGGATGTTGATGAAGATGgcgatgatgatgaagaaatgATACTG CCAGAAATGCATGGTAAAGTTGATCCAGCTGTATTAGCTGCATTGCCCCCATCAATGCAACTCGATCTTCTTGTTCAA ATTAGAGAGAGGTTGATGGCAGAAAACCGACAAAAGtatcaaaaagtcaaaaag GATCCTGGAAAGTTCTCTGAGCTACAAATACAATCTTATCTTAAAACTGTTGCTTTCCGTCGCGAGATAGATCAAGTACAGAAAGCTGCTGCTGGGAGGGGGGTTAGTGGTGTCCATAGCTCACGGATAGCCTCTGAGGCTCACAGAGAGTTTAtcttttcttcatcatttacTGGTGATAAACA AGTACTTGCATCTGCAAGAGCTGATAAAAATGGAGATAAGCAACAAGCACCAAAAGAGCATCCTTCAAATTCCAGGAACAGTGTTCCGTCTACCAATAATGTGACTGGAGCAACCCCAGACGAATCCACAAGTGTTTTTGATGACAACATCGAGACATATTTGGATGAGAGGGGCCATCTTCGAGTCAGTAGAGTGAGAGCTATGGGGATCCGTATGACCCGTGATTTACAAAGGAACTTGGATTTGATGAAGGAGATTGAACAGgagaaaacaaatacaaacaaGATAATCAACACTAGGAATTTGCTCAATGAAAGAGACATTGACATTTCAAAAAGTTCTTGTAGTAGTAGAAAAGTCATAGAAACATCATGCGGTGATAATGTTGATTCCATTGACACTGGTGTGTTGAGAAGTCATCCTGATCAAAAGAAGGTTTTGGAATCCTCAGTTGGTGATAATAGCTTGAATGACAGAAATAATCAGTGTACATTAAAACTTGAAACTCCTATAGAAATATCGATTGAAGACGGTGGGGAGAGCAAGTCttttgatggtgatgatgatcttTTTGCTTCTTTAGTGGCAGGAAATGCTGTAACTACTAATGCTAATGATATATTAAGAAAACAATCTTCTGGTTCTGATTCAGACTGTGACTGGGAGGAAGGAACTGTTGAAGTGAAACGTAAGGTGCCTTGTGTGGAAGGCAACATGAGCGATGACAGTGAAGTGGAATGGGAGGAAGGAGTTTGTGGTATTACAGAAAATACCTCATCTTTTCCTCGTGAGTGTGGGAAAACAGTTTCCAAAGGTTATTTTGAAGAAGAGGCTAATTTTCAGGAGGCAATAAGGAGAAGTCTTGAGGATATTGGGGATGAGAAGTGTGCTTATGCATCATCTGCAGAGGAAAAGTTTCAATGTTTTGGAGGAGAGGCTCATAAAGGTGCTGAATTTATTGATAGAGAAACTAAGATAGTTGAGGCAGTTTTGGTCGGGAAAATTGGTAAGCGACAAAATGAATCATCTTGCGATATTGTTGATGGAGTCAAAAAGATGAAAAGCGTTACAGACTTGGATTCTCCTCCAGCACAAACAATACAGAATGTAAGTGAAAGGGAAAATTTCTGTGGAGGAATGCAATGTGCTGAATCTGTTACTCCGTCAGGAACAAAGGAGGTCCATATGATTACTGAACAAGTCTTGGGTGCTTTCAATGAGGATGACAGTTTATCTACCTTGCCCAATAccttagaaaaaaataaagctcATTCTTTTGATGCCTTGTCTTGTGATGCTACCAATTGGGTTGATGATCAGAAGAATGAAATTGAAGCTGAGCCATCATGTCATATAGTTGAGATGGCTAACCCAGCTGCCTTAACGGGGTTGTTGACAGAAAAACTAACAAATGATTGTGATGTTGATAAAACATGGGTTAAGGAAAAGAGTCATGACAATTTTTTTCAGGAAAGTGAGCACAGCTGGGACAAATCTTCACTCAACAGTGATGCAAATGCACATGTTGAAGCCACAGAGGCTAATTTGGAGGAGGAAATGCTAATTCTCGGCCAAGAATGTATGAATCTGGGAGATGAGCAGAGAAGACTTGAACGCAATGTAGAATCAGTCAGCAGTGAGATGTTCACTGAATGTCAG GAGCTACTGCAAATGTTCGGTATACCGTACATTATTGCGCCAATGGAAGCAGAAGCCCAATGTGCATATATGGAACTTGCAAACCTTGTTGATGGTGTTGTGACTGATGACTCCGATGTGTTCTTGTTTGGGGCGCAAAGTGtgtacaaaaatatatttgacgATCGTAAATATGTTGAGACATATTTCATGAAG gACGTTGAGAAGGAGCTTGGCCTAAGCAGAGAGAAGTTAATTCGTATGGCACTTCTTCTTGGAAGTGATTATACTGAAGGAGTTAG tgGGATCGGCATTGTCAATGCTATTGAAGTTGTAAATGCATTTCCTGAGGAGGATGGCCTCCATAAATTCCGGGATTGGATTGAATCACCAGATCCTACCATTCTAGGGAAGTTTGATGGTGAAACGGGATCAAGTGCAAAGAAAAGGGGGTCTAAGTTTGGGGATAAGGATATCAATTCACAGAGCAACAAGGAAGAAGTCTCTGCATTTGACCAAAATAATTGTCACGGTCAAGAGCACAAGCAGTCAGCTGATCTTATTGAAGAAATAAAGCAAACTTTCATGGATAAGCAT AGGAAAGTGAGCAAAAATTGGCATATTCCCTCCTCTTTTCCAAGTGAAGCAGTTAGTGTTGCTTATACTTGTCCACAGGTGGACAAATCAACTGAGCCCTTCACATGGGGAAAGCCAGATCATTTTGTTCTTCGCAA ATTATGTTGGGAAAAGTTTGGTTGGGGTACCCAGAAGGCAGATGAATTGCTAATACCTGTTCTGAAGGAGTACGACAAACGCGAG ACTCAACTGCGGCTGGAAGCTTTTTACATGTTTAATGAAAGATTTGCAAGAATTCGTAGTAAGAGAATCAAGAAAGCTGTTAAAGGTATCGCTGGAAATCAATCTTCAGAATTGATAGATGATGCTGCTCAAGAAGTTTCTAGAAGTAGAAAGAAGGGAAGCATAAGTACTGATGAACCTGGGGATGACAAATCAAAGAAACTGTCAGAGGGAACAGAGAAAGGTGTTTTTAGAGATCAGAGAAATTCTAAAGGAAAGTCAACTATTAAGCAGTCGAGGAAAAGGAGGACCACTGAAGTGCCTGTTCCATCTGACCAACCAAAGCCTGCTGAAATGGCACGAACAACTAATAGAAGATTGCATGCAAATGGAAAAGGCAGAGGAAGAGGTAGGAAGGTATTGGGAAgaggaaagggaaaagaaaatccCAGTGCTGAAGCATCTGAAACCAGCTCTAGTaagggtgatgatgatgatgatgatgggatGGACCTTCATATGGAGACAGTAGAAGGGTCCGGAGAAGTGCGCAGG TCGGGGCGTTTGCGGAAGCCTGTAAATTACACAGTCAATGACTTAGAaaatgatgatgttgatgatCCACTAGATCACTGTGATACAAAATGTTCCAATGAAGAGTCAGGGGAACAACTTCTTTCCTGGGACAAAGGTAAATGCGAGGAAGGTCCTTCTCGTTTCAGTGAGAAGAAACAGCAGAATGCAGGGAACTTGTCTCCTAATGCGGGCCTGTGTAACGATTATCTTGAAACAGGAGGTGGGTTCTGCCTTGTTGAAGATGAAACTGGTGAACTTGCAGGAGGTGGGTTCTGCCCTGTTGAAGATGAAACTGGTGAACTTGGTCTCAGCCAACACCATGATCCTTCTTTCGAGGCTGAGGCTTCTGAAGACTACCTTAAGATGGGAGGGAGGCTTTGCAGAGATGGTCAGATTGGTAATGACCGAGATGAAATTGGTGTACAAGCTACAGCTGCTGCCTCTGAAGATTCCAACCTTCCCAATTTCTCCGGCTTTGTCAATAAAGTTGATTTTGGTAATGCTTCAGTTCAATCCAGCGTTGGCACCAAAAGACCTTTACAAGGATTTGAAGGTTGTGAGAGGACAGGTGCATATGATGCTGAACAAAGTATAAATGATGAAATAGCTTCAAAGAATGACGATCATTCGAAGTTGAGCGTGTCACTGCAGGAAAATACTGTAGATAATTCTGGACAGCCATCCGTAGGGGTAGGTCTAAGTGCAATGCCTTTCCTCAGGAAAAAAAGGCGGCAGACCTGA